In Phaseolus vulgaris cultivar G19833 chromosome 7, P. vulgaris v2.0, whole genome shotgun sequence, the genomic stretch TGTGCCCTAACAAACTTTCGAAAAGCCTTTcagcaaaacaaaaaataaacatattcttttacagagaaacatatttatttttgtacagtatcctgatttttgagaaaactctaaaaagctttttcaaaaacatttaatcacttcatgtgcttgatcttaccaTCTTGATTAGGCCTCTAGGATAGGTCATGTAGTGAAAGGCAACCTTAAACACACACTAGCCTAAAAAGAAGAACATCTAAAACACATTACAATCTTCGaagcaaactagctattttctacatcaaacacacactaagacTAGGTGGAGAAGAAGCTTCATTCATGTTCAACAGTTTGCTGTGTGTTCCTTCATTTTATGTCTCTTAAcatcctttttcttcttttgtgcGTTTATTGTTCAAGTTCTACTGGATTCTTGAAGTTTTTGTGTCTTTTGTTTTGCTTATTTAGGTCACTGTTTTCCATTTACAGACTTTGTAGTTTTCCACTTAGTTTGGGAAATTTATCTTGCACTCTTTTCGCATCCAACGTGTGTGCAATTTTTCTTGTAGAAACCTTCACATGTGTATCACAATTAGTAAAAAAGGCACGTCCTCATTTGACGTTTAAAAgagatgaaattttaaaattcaggACGTTGTTTGCGGTTTGATAAATTGTTTCAGTGCCAATTTACTTTCGATTTTAATTTTACTGCACATATTTTCTTTGGTGTTTTCACCTGAAACTTTTATCACCTTTTGTTTCATATGTTACCTTTGGAAGAGTAATGTCCCTTTTTAAGACATGTAAAAAATTTGATGGTTTTAGACTTAGGTCCTTGGAAGAAGAAGGGAAGAGAGATTTTTCAGGAGGTTTAAGGAGATCACTGTCTTTGGAAGGATGACAAGACGATCTAACAACATCAATGGGCAAGGATTTAGGTGATTAAGAATGAGACTTTTGAAAAGATAGCTTACGATGAAGTTGATCTTTAACCCAAATTCAAATTTGTACTAGATCATTAAGATCATGATAGGGTAACAGTTCAACGCGATCTCGTATATAAAAATTAAGGCCACTGAGAAATCAAGCAATGGTTAAATGAGGTTCTTCCCGAATACCAGCTCGTAACAAAAGCAACTCCATTTTATGTTGGTACTGATCAAGATATAAATCTTTTTGAGTTAACCTATGAAGCTGATTGATAAGTTCAGAATCATAAAAGGAAGGAATATACCATTTACGTAGAGTAGAATAGAGTTCATTCTAATACTTGATGGGAGGATGATGATGTATTAGGAGATCACGAGAATAAGCAGTCCACCAATGCATAGCACCCTCTTGAAGCTAAGAGTGGTTAAAACTACTTGACGTTCATGGTCCACATGATGGCACTCAAAGATTTGCTCAAATTTCATCTCCCAATTGAGATAGGCATTCGTGCTAGCCGTGCCAAAAAAAAAGGAAGGGAAAGCTTGGGCTCCCGAAACGTAGACTGGTGGTAGTGATGGGTAGGGTCGAGAGGTGGTTGATAAATATCACTGTGATTACTACTATAGGCCTCAGGACTAGACGGTGGGCTAAGATGATGAACACTGGCCCGGTGAAGAGATGGATCCCGGTGGTGACTGTAAAAATTGATGGCTTAAAGAAGAGGGGgcgtgaattgtttatgaaagattttcgcaaagacttgattaagaatgaatctttatcaaacaatcaTAGATAAGCAATTAAAGAAAGCAATTAAACAATGATACATAAACtatttttcagaattttaatcggttaaaattacgatttaactggttgtttatatcagcaacagaaacataataaaatcaaacaaagaatattttttcttctattaagagcaaaccttccagacattccaaagatacattcacaaatattcatcaaccccatgaccaccaatgtggttgccattcataaaaaagctttgaatttcaaggaaaacaaagaatatacctctttatgatctaattcagaggcacaaagaatgcatatttgactcataatgtgttatgaaagaaaagaaacagttgtaatcatgcataagaaatcataacagctttattcaaatgtgccagaggtaaaacaatcggttgtttcatgaaaacaatcggttgtttttctgagacaacaagaaaatgttatttttcaaagcaaatcatatttcaaagtgatgggaaatgcataatgaaatacatgCATACATTTGCATTACCTCAAGCATGTTTAGAATttcatttggtcttatgaagccaaaagcataggatgaacatatacaacttactttacattggatgaacatatacaacttactaagcctctcatatcagtaccttggagcttgcttaagcccatacaaggcctttttcagcttgtatacatggttaggatgttgatgatcttcaaagcctgGTGGTTATTaaacatagacttcctcattgatgattCCTTTGAGGAAAGCactcttaacatccatttgaaacaatttgactccactcatacaagcaaaggccAATAGCAACCTTACAGCTTCTAATCTtgcaactggagcaaaggtttcaccgtAATCTATGCCTTCAATTTGATTATAACCTTTAACCACAAGCCTTACCTTTTTCCTTTTAATTACTCCAGATTCGTCCAGCTTGTTTATgaaaacccatttgcatccaatgatgttcatctggTCAGACCTTGGAACAAGAAACCAGACATCATTTCTTGTGAATTGATGCAGTTCCTCATGCATGGCAGCAACCCATTtatcatccttgagagcttcttcATTTGACTTAGGTTCAACTTGTGAGACAAAAGTCATATGCTCGCAATAGTTAGATAGAGTACtacgtgtagaaacaccctTCTGGATCTgaccaatgatgttctccactgaaaGATCCCTTGGTATTCTCCATTCCTTTGGCAACTCttcctgttgcagaatttcaacctgttgtttcgcaaaatcaatcggttgtttttctggacagGATTCCAACTTCTCCAAGgtgatgttctgctcatcttCTTCTGCATAAACATTTGTAGAACCCtgatcactatgaatgattTCATCAAGCACCACATGGACTGACTCTTCCATAGTTATAAGCCATCAACAACACCAGATCAAACTatttattcttgaagtttctttacATAGGTCATAAATTTTGACTTGTCAAGAATATGACTAAGGTGTATGCTCTTGAACCATAATAAGAAGCATCACTTTGATTAGTCTTTAATATAACACAtgtacttgaaaggtcctgcaacacaaaattgatgcatatacaaagAAAGTATACCAacaagataacaagacacacacaaaccagttttctgcatatacaacattagcagaaaaaccagaaaaatttaagtaatcaagtgctttcaagtgcagagaagcaacaacataatgcattagttttaaagctatcttatacaaccaaatcaagcataaatatctccccttatttgctctcacaaatagacaatgagaagggttgtacaaagAAGAAATCAGAATGATAATATAGTAGACCAACAGTACAAACAatgttgacatttcaagaatagaaaatgatatagagctttcaagaaaacaagtggatataatcttttatcATCAAATTCTGAGGCACACTCAATGTATATTTTTCCAAAAGCAAGATTTGGAAAAAAGAAAtaggtttaatcatgcataagcaaacttggCAGTATTATACAGAGGTgccaaaggaaaaacaatcggttgttttactgtgacaacaaaaagaacatttttcataaccaaaaattaccttttaaattgatgaaaatgcagtatgcaatttgttcatacctttgcatagagaaccccaatagattcacTCAAAAaaagactttgagatgttcataggtcacaaggcacacttacataaattgagaaataaaaacatacatactctctttgaagtttgttttgatcaacactatgcatgtgccaaggaTGTCTTTTGACATTCAATGAACCCTGCAAGACATATACAAATGAAAAGTGTAGGTACAAAGATTTTCTTTGCTCTTGATATTCTTCCCTTtagcagtcattcttcaagCCCAAAAGTGATTCTTGACagccaaggatacctacaagaaaagattaagaagcaagatttggtccccttatgaatttgggtccaattATGTTAGTAGAAGTCTTAGGAACCTCagaaaccttaggaacccatttcaaaatacctttaggaacataaaaCTTCCTAATATTGCAGAATCTAACTGAgtggcctctcttcatgcaataaaaacatgtaacaaccggttgtttcgatttttcaatcaattgtttttctgacagttttgaaaaagactttgaaaactcaattttcttgctctgtggattaaaacctaaacctgcttttccaaaaatacaattttgagatgccaagatagtctcaaagttggatttaccctttgaaagcctatccatagttttcacaaggtagtgaaccttctttcaagagattcacaattttcacaaacaagtgagtcacacttgcaataagagtttttgtaaatcatttctAGATtgtcaaaatcagtttttgaattctccaactcttcttctagtgcctgactctgttttcaagccactTATTCAACCCTTTTAACCGGTTCTTCAAGATTGCCAATCGGTTATCTTCCTCATGCGTTTCTTTAAAAGCTAgaagaagttgactataattttcagcatttaaagaagtacaagaacttacactacttgcatcatcttcttccttggccatcaaacacagattgacttctttttttttattttgcttctttttccttcttgcttgacttcttctccttgctctCTTTATTTCATTGGTTCCCTCATGAGTTACTTCAAgtgtatcccacatctccttagcagaTCCACATTTTGAGACCCTAAAAAACTGATTAGAATTTAAGGCAgaggtgataatattttttgcaatgcaatcaaactttgcttttttgttttctgcatcagtccattgggaccaaggcttttcaataaaaacatcatccttttcaaacttaggaataaaagggtcattttcaattgcatcccataTTCCTTTATCAAGGGATTCAACAAAGATCTTCATACGTACCTTCCAAAGTTGGTAATTCAAATCACAAAATAAAGGTggcctgttaattgaggcaccctccccaaaaggtagtttttcagccatagaaaaaagatttttaggatcaaacttgagtatttttcaagtaccaagctcttgatgccaattgttagaatatatggccttaaacaagaagggggggggtgaattgtttatgaaatatttttgaaaacattgaaggtataatgaaagtcaatgaagaatcacagagaaagaaactaaggaaagcaatgcacaaagttgttttagttgatttccagaaaatcaaccggttgtttttgtgattcaaccggttgtttttattagcagttaataaaaacaacttaaaacagatatatgtgagatcatggaaaaagagaatcacacaaacagatttatattggttcactcttacaccaagagctatatccagtccccagaaacaaCTGGGTAaaccactatgcaatcaaaaccagattacaaacaccacacaccaaagtagtgaccttgaaccactcaagaaacacactacctttagcaaaccacaccaagaatgttgatcttgaacacctcaagaacacacaatactcattggcaacacaaatacagaaatacaataatcaaggaaggaagaagggaatagaatacacctgggtattacaaagcttaaagttcagaattacaacccaatcctattccacacacttaagaatgatccaaagctctttcaaaacttggaaaaactatttttgataAACTATTTCTCTTACTCCAAGATAGGTGTGTAAAACCACCTTTtaatagaccaaccaagtggtaaaaaacatttaataaaggagccaaggtagttaggatcatttaaaacatattaaaaccacttaataGAATTCTATTAAGGTTTTCAAGAAGACAATCGACtattttgtcgaaacaatcggttgaattgacttgacagcaaagtcaagcttttcaaaaactactaaggtaaaacaacctgttgtttcaaaatatcaacctgttgaaatttcaacaacattttagaaaactcatcttttcaaaaggttaaagattcaaatgaacttggatcatcttaaggagtgaattaacaattttcaaacaactagacaacacacacacacccagcagcaaggtcttcaagctttcctcttggatttggagacatcaaagcatcttgttcaacaaaaaGGTCATATGGCAAAGCAGAGGCTTTTATAGTAATagctaataaataataaaaaatctttaattCAAGAGCAAGAGTCTTGTGATAGTGCCcaaagagagagggagagagaagcAACAATAAATTCCAAAAGTAGAAGAAACCACCAAAAGTAGAATGCACTGTATTTATCGCGTTAACCTCAGTCAACGAAACCCCCTTCCCTCTCCATGACCAGCGACCTCAACACGCATTTTTTGTCAGACACACCTATCATGTCCTCTTTGTCACACTCTCCAACGACTTTGTCATCTCTGAGGTTGGTGACGGCGGCGCATTGTTGAGGCGTTTTTGCAACCTCTGGACACGATGGTTACATGAATGCATTGGAGCTTCCTACGGACGGGTCGGTTATCGCGAGTGGAAGCACATATGAGGTGGTGAAATTGTGAGCCATGGAAGGAGGCATCAATCTTCATCATGACTTGAGTTTTTGTCCCTTTCCAAGTATTGGTTGAGCATTTACAAAAGAGTCATTTTTGCGTTTGAATGAAAACATTCCTACTAAGAGAAAGAAGGATGTTTCTCTTTCTTTGGCcttatttttattcttcaaaaacaattcCCTCAAGAAcgttaaaatgagaagttaaagagaaTTCATGGAGGTTAATGAAGAAGTGGGAGCAGTAGTTAAAAGAAAATGTTACATATGTGGCAAAGAGAAATAATGAatcttcaaaatttaaaattcaaaactactctttcaattcaaaaccatCAATTCACGTAGACcaaatgttttagaaaaaatagaaaatgatgcaATACCCttaatactaaaataaaaatcaaatattgatataaagataaaataggaaaagaaTTGAGAGCAGAAAtctcctttatatataggtataaataaaacatgaaaatgaaATGCAATATGTAGTACATCTTCCATTAGAGATTATTCACTCAAGACTCCAATTTGTAACAAAGGGTATATTAAAAAGTAGAATAACTAATGGTAGAAACTAGACTTTATTTACATAATAATTGCAAACCATTTTTcgacaaattttacaattaaggattaaggaaaaaaaaagaaaaatatgagaTGCAACAAATAATATCACATTAAGAAATTAACACCTAAATTGTCGttgtttaatttataatatgaaaaacaaTACTAAAAAAAGCCtacaactttttttataaaaatgataaCAAAATTTGAATCTAAAACTTTGTACAATTCactcaaaaaaaaatttcagaatgtACTTTTGagataattaaaacaaacaaaagttCAAAGTTTTCATGAAGTTCCAGTTTTATAAGTGTCCTGGTTCTGATCTCAAGTTCCTTTAAATAGTATTATTAAGTTAATTATCACATCCGAAATATTATTTACCTTAAAATTTAAACTTTgatgtcaataaaaaaatattaaaaaaataaaattcttcaaGATATTGTTGTGTAACATTGGCCTGTTAAAGTAGTTTTCCGAAACAATGAACTTCCTCTTCTAAAAGAACAAAGCATGGATGTGTTACATTACTAGTTATGAGAAGACATCATGTTTTCTTGTCATAATGCAAGTAGTTTCTTCTAACTTTCTATAGCATAAGTTATTTAATACATCCCTATAATATAAACCTACCCTTAAATAGATAAAGCAAAAATTGCTAGTAATGCTAATTTACAGAGACGTAACTCTCACTCccaaaatataattgattagtCAATTATAAAGAGATTAATTAATTGTACAAAATTGCTTTTTTCTTTCTCTGCACTTGGAATTCTACCATCgtcaacaaaaaaaattattattaatgttaccAGTAATACTTTACTGATAGGCTAAGACAAATTATTAGTTTGATAAAGCATCACTGCATGTTAAGTGAAAAATTCTTAACTGTTAGCAAgtgtataaaaaatgaaaatcttcAGTGCATGAAGATAGTAATTATAGGGTTGAGTTCAACATTGTGATTCATTTATAGCTATAAAAAGGTGTAGAAGATAGCAGAGCTTTATATTCTCTCTGTCATGAAAAATAAACAAGCCATGTTTCCAGTTTCCATCATTCTTTTTTTCACTCTTGCATCAATTACTTGTTATGGGAGCTATAGGGCCTGATTCCGCTGTTAAGGATAATAGTTTTGAGTGCATTGAGTTGGAAAGGAAAGCCCTTCTTAAGTTTAAACAAAGTCTAAATGATCTTTTTCATTGCCTATCTTCATGGGTTGGCAGTGATTGCTGCAAATGGGTGGGTGTAAGATGCAACAAACATACAGGGAATGTTGTAAGGCTACACCTTAGAGGCACAGATATCTGCTCCAAGGCCACAAATAAGTCGGCCACACACACCAAATGGCCTTTGAGTGGTGAGTTGAATGCTTCTCTGCTTGacttgaaatattttaattatttggaCTTAAGTCACAATGACTGTGAGAATGTTCAAGTCCCATCATTTTTAGGTTCACTTGGTAACTTGTGGTATCTCAATTTATCTCATTCATCCTTCACTGGAAAGGTTCCTTCTCAGCTAGGAAACTTGTCTCATTTGCAGTATCTTTCTTTGGCAACAcctttttcatcttcattaTGGGCTTCTGATTTGAGTTGGTTGTCTGGTCTTACATCTCTCCAATATCTAGATATGAGTAGTGTGAATCTTAGTAGAGCATCAAGTTCATGGCTCCAATCTATCAATAGGGTtccatttctttcacttttgaggttgtctaatTGTAGACTTTCTTGTTTACCTCAAACTCTTCCATTTTTAaatcttacatcacttacaatCCTTGATCTTTCTTTCAATAGCTTTGATTCCTTGATACCAGGATGGCTGTCCAATATCAGTACCTTGATAGAACTTGACTTGAAAAGGGCAAGCCTTAAAGGTCCCATCAGTGATGTTTCCTGGGAAATTTTTTGCAAGTTACATAGTTTACACTTGTCATCAAACCCTCAGGTTGTTGGTGAAGTCAATGGACTTGTGGAGGCTTTAACAATGTGTACTTACATTGGATTTGGCTTTCAATCAACTTACATGGAATTTACCAACCTAATTGGGTTACCTTAAAAGTTTGAGAACCATTTGGTTCGAGGGTAACAAATTGTCAGGTTCAATCCCTCcatccattggaaatttgtcaTATTTGACATTTCTAGACCTTTCTAACAACATGATGATGAATGGGACTATTGCATCTAACATAGGTCAGCTCACTGAACTGTTGACACTGAATCTTGATGGGAATTTGTGGGAAGGCATCCTAACTGAAAACCATTTCCATAACCTCACACATTTGTCCACATTTCATGTGTCATCCAAAATGGGGTCTTTAGCTTTCAATATCCCACAAAACTGGGCTCCATCTTTTAATCTAGTGGATCTAGAAATGCTTGACTGTCAGTTAGGCCCTGAATTTCCAGCATGGCTTAAAACTCAAAGCAACCTAATGATCATTGTTCTCAAAAACACTGGAATATCAGATATAATACCAAATTGGTTTTGGGGTTTCTCACCACAAATCACTACTATGGACCTCTCCTACAACCAATTGAAGGGAAGCCTTCCAAAGTCCTTACACTTGGGTGATTTTGCATCAGTTAATTTGGGGTTTAATGCCTTGGAAGGGTCAATTCCAGTTTGGTCTGGTGTGACTTATCTTTCACTGAGCAACAACTTTCTCTCCGGCTCAATTCCTTCAAATATTGGCCAAGACATGTCACAGCTGGAAGGTTTGGATCTTTCAGGGAACTTTATAACTGGCACCATACCTTCATCCATGAGTTTGCTAAATGATTTGACTTTTCTTGATCTATCAAACAATATTTTATCAGGGAAAATACCTCTATATGGAGAGGAACACAAGCTACACCTTTATACTATTGATCTATCAGGCAACAACCTATCTGGAGGAATTCCTGCTTGGATGTGCACAACACCTTCCCTTAGAATAGTTCAACTAAGCAACAACAGTCTTTCTGGGGAACTGTCATCCATGTTGCCCAACTGCCCCTATTTGTACACAATATATCTTGGAGATAATGCATTTTTTGCATCCATACCGAAGTCACTAGGGAATAACATGACTTGGATAAATGAGCTGAGACTACATGGCAATGCACTTACTGGAAACATCCCTGAAAATTTGTGCCAACTATCACATCTTCATGTTCTTGATCCCTCCATGCTTAGGCAACATGACAGGTTTCAAAGCACCAAGTCCTTATTATGTTGACAAAATCCACTCATATAATCCTGTAACCTACTCTGAGCACATGAATTTGCATGTGAAAGGAAGATCAATGGAATACACATCAGAAATGCATGTTATAAATCTTATAGATCTTTCCAGCAACCATCTGGGGAGATCCCACACACACTGACAGAAGTTTCATACTTAGTTTCCTTGAACCTGTCTTGGAACCAATTAACTGGAGGCATTCCAGCAAACATTGGAGCACTACATCAACTGGAAAGCCTAGACATTTCTAACAACCATCTCTCAGGTCCAACACCTCCAAATACGGCTTCCTTGACTTTCTTGGGACATTTGAACTTGTCCTATAACTTGTCTGGTGAAATACCAACAACAAATCAGTTCCATACTTTGACAGATCCCTCCATCTATGAGGGTAATCCACACCTTTGTGGGACGCCTCTGCCGACTAAGTGTTCAGAGCTTGTTGATGAAAGCACCACAGGTAATGATGACACATATGAAGATCAAGACAGCTCCCATAATAAGTTGTGGTTATCTTTGAGCATAGGACTTGGCTACATCGTCGAATTTTGGGCTGTTTGTGGGAGCTTAGTGTTGAAGAAATCTTGGAGACATGCCTATTTCCAGTTTGTTCATTCCATGAAGGATTGGATTTTGCTTGTTACAATTACGAATTGGATTCGAATGAAAAGAAAACTGAACCTAGGAAACAATTGAGATTGTCTCTCTTTGTTCTTGTGATTATTTGTATGCCGTGAATAATGAAATGAGGATTAGGTTTTGCATTCTTTTTGACATATTCAGTAAAAGAATTTAAGGGATTGGTtaaggatttttttattttctggcATAATTATTGATAGATGATAATCAGCAACTGGTCATAAATAACCATGAAATTTCTAAGTGATTGCATAATACGCAACACTTTCTTCACGTATGTTTGATTGTTCATCTTGCGTTTCCAAATTTTCTTAACTAACAAATAACACGAACCAGGAATATTTTCAGCTATATATAAACCTAGCAGTGACAAGAAATGGATATACAAGAACCACAAAAACATTACATCATTGGAGACATTAAATCAGGAAATAATGATGAAAGATGTGAAGGTGTTGGGTGTGTGGGTGAGTCCATTTAGCCAGAGGGTTATTTGGGCACTGAAACTGAAATTGAAGGGTGTGAATTATGAGTACAGTGGTGAAGATCTTTCCAACAAGAGCAACCTGTTATTGCAAAACAATCCGGCGTATAACCGCAGAATCTATTAGGTAATACTTGTAACCGATTTATAAGTTTACGTGGGACCATAGTCTCCTCTGTCTCACCAATAAACGCAGAACTAATGTTTTACATGGGAGCATAGTCTCCTCTGTCTCACCAATAAACGCAGAACTAATGTAATTGTTTGCATTGGGAAGTTGAACACGGAGGGGTGTAgaagaaagtgtaaagaaagttgagagtgtttgatttaaaatatgttatatatataagaaaagttTAATAAGATACCTCATAAGCGAAAATAGATCCCtcctttcattttcttctttatctcACACtatgttttttctctctcccttttttttcaatttatctCTTATAACTCATCTATCTCCAAATCTAATCACACCCTGTAGTAACTCAGGAGCAAGGCTACATTTTTATCAAGTCAAATTTTCAAATagagtaagtttatttttattctaaagatctcctattttttgtttttctccaTGATTTAGTTATCAATCTTAGTGAGGTCAGTTGAGAAACGTGTTTCTCTCAACTTGATTAAGCTCAAATTAAAATTTGgtaatgtttggataacttgttTTAAGTCCCTAGATTTTATAATGGTTCCTCACCTAATTTCCTCAGGATAAGAAATTACAGGTAAGAGaagttatttatgtttttttatatagaacCTTAGATAGTTGATTTAAATATCAAGTTAATCTAGTAATTGTATGCATGTTAGGTTATAAAGTTAGTTAAAATGAATTTGATTTGATTATTAGTTTATACGAGTATGAATTTGAAATATACATGTAATTGATTTGACAAATCTTAAATGATGTATGTATGAGTGATTGATA encodes the following:
- the LOC137829234 gene encoding receptor-like protein EIX1 codes for the protein MGAIGPDSAVKDNSFECIELERKALLKFKQSLNDLFHCLSSWVGSDCCKWVGVRCNKHTGNVVRLHLRGTDICSKATNKSATHTKWPLSGELNASLLDLKYFNYLDLSHNDCENVQVPSFLGSLGNLWYLNLSHSSFTGKVPSQLGNLSHLQYLSLATPFSSSLWASDLSWLSGLTSLQYLDMSSVNLSRASSSWLQSINRVPFLSLLRLSNCRLSCLPQTLPFLNLTSLTILDLSFNSFDSLIPGWLSNISTLIELDLKRASLKGPISDVSWEIFCKLHSLHLSSNPQVVGEVNGLVEALTMCTYIGFGFQSTYMEFTNLIGLP
- the LOC137828247 gene encoding receptor-like protein EIX2, which gives rise to MMMNGTIASNIGQLTELLTLNLDGNLWEGILTENHFHNLTHLSTFHVSSKMGSLAFNIPQNWAPSFNLVDLEMLDCQLGPEFPAWLKTQSNLMIIVLKNTGISDIIPNWFWGFSPQITTMDLSYNQLKGSLPKSLHLGDFASVNLGFNALEGSIPVWSGVTYLSLSNNFLSGSIPSNIGQDMSQLEGLDLSGNFITGTIPSSMSLLNDLTFLDLSNNILSGKIPLYGEEHKLHLYTIDLSGNNLSGGIPAWMCTTPSLRIVQLSNNSLSGELSSMLPNCPYLYTIYLGDNAFFASIPKSLGNNMTWINELRLHGNALTGNIPENLCQLSHLHVLDPSMLRQHDRFQSTKSLLC